Proteins found in one Quercus robur chromosome 2, dhQueRobu3.1, whole genome shotgun sequence genomic segment:
- the LOC126713770 gene encoding peroxiredoxin-2B-like — protein sequence MAPIAVGNVIPDGTLSYFDDKDDLQSVSVHSLAAGKKVILFGVPGAFTPTCSLKHVPGFIERAEELKSKGVDDILLVSVNDPFVMKAWAKSYPENKHVKFLADGLAKYTHALGLELDLGDKGLGTRSRRFALLLDDLKVKVANIESGGEFTVSSAEEIINAL from the exons ATGGCCCCGATTGCAGTTGGCAACGTGATCCCAGATGGTACTCTCTCCTACTTCGACGACAAAGACGACCTCCAATCTGTGTCCGTACACTCCCTCGCTGCCGGTAAAAAGGTCATCCTTTTCGGCGTTCCCGGTGCCTTCACCCCCACTTGCAG CTTGAAGCATGTACCTGGATTCATTGAGAGAGCGGAGGAGCTGAAATCAAAGGGCGTTGACGATATTCTCTTGGTTAGCG TTAACGACCCCTTTGTGATGAAGGCATGGGCCAAATCTTACCCTGAGAACAAGCATGTCAAGTTTCTTGCCGATGGCTTAGCAAAATACACACATGCTCTTGGTCTTGAGCTTGACCTTGGAGACAAAGGACTTGGCACTCGTTCAAGGAGGTTTGCTCTTTTGCTCGATGATCTCAAAGTGAAGGTTGCAAATATTGAATCTGGGGGTGAATTTACTGTCTCCAGTGCAGAGGAAATCATCAACGCTCTTTGA